The proteins below come from a single Ictalurus furcatus strain D&B chromosome 27, Billie_1.0, whole genome shotgun sequence genomic window:
- the slc39a13 gene encoding zinc transporter ZIP13 isoform X2 yields MLIRSTLRKSGLMSAGPGRPIWALAAVLVGATLLAVTSTSSSSEKKVAQTALAHATAAAAGPGTWCAEEMLGFHSLTKLLSGEGVDVWFCSLVGSIAVGLSGIFPLLVIPIEAGAALKTEAGCQNLKKLLSFAIGGLLGDVFLHLLPEAWANTSSNNQREKHYRTQGLWVVMGLLSFLLLEKMFPDEESASESSAINHANNSSSADHQCDYSTSSEVNGVCSNNNSNSKPTTDISSQPGREKIKTSGYLNLLANCIDNFTHGLAVAGSFLVSRKVGFLTTFAILLHEIPHEVGDFAILLRAGFDRWSAARMQLSTALGGVLGACFALSAQSQQGAENAAAWILPFSSGGFLYIALVNVVPDLLEETNFRHSLLQILLIFCGVGVMALLSAIAE; encoded by the exons ATGTTGATCAGGAGCACTCTACGGAAGTCTGGCCTCATGAGCGCTGGGCCTGGGAGGCCCATTTGGGCTCTGGCTGCTGTTCTGGTCGGTGCCACCTTGCTGGCCGTCACCTCTACATCCTCTTCCAGTGAGAAGAAAGTGGCTCAGACAGCGCTGGCTCATGCAACGGCAGCTGCTGCAGGCCCAGGTACCTGGTGCGCCGAGGAGATGCTGGGCTTCCACAGTCTCACCAAGCTGCTGTCCGGAGAGGGCGTAGATGTTTGGTTCTGCTCCCTTGTGGGTTCTATTGCTGTGGGGCTCAGTGGTATCTTCCCCCTCCTAGTGATCCCTATTGAGGCAGGAGCAGCACTGAAAACTGAGG CTGGCTGCCAGAACCTAAAGAAGCTGCTGAGTTTTGCAATTGGAGGTCTCCTTGGTGATGtcttcctccacctcctccctgAAGCTTGGGCTAACACATCCAGCAATA accagagagagaaacactacCGTACCCAAGGCTTGTGGGTGGTTATGGGACTGTTGTCCTTCCTGCTGCTGGAGAAGATGTTTCCAGATGAGGAGAGTGCTTCAGAGAGCAGTGCCATAAATCATGCCAACAAC TCCTCTTCAGCAGATCACCAGTGTGACTATTCGACATCCTCAGAGGTAAACGGCGTCTGCTCCAACAACAATTCCAACTCCAAGCCAACGACTGACATCAGCTCACAGCCTGGACGAGAGAAGATAAAG ACGAGTGGCTATCTGAACCTTCTGGCCAACTGTATTGACAACTTCACCCACGGCCTGGCAGTAGCAGGGAGCTTCCTAGTCAGCAGGAAG GTTGGCTTTCTGACAACCTTTGCAATCCTACTGCATGAGATCCCCCATGAA gtgggAGATTTTGCTATTCTGCTGCGTGCTGGGTTTGATCGCTGGAGTGCAGCACGCATGCAGTTATCCACGGCACTGGGTGGGGTTCTGGGGGCGTGTTTTGCTCTTTCTGCTCAGTCACAGCAAGGCGCAG AAAATGCTGCAGCCTGGATCCTGCCCTTCAGCTCTGGAGGCTTTCTATACATTGCATTGGTCAATGTGGTGCCTGATCTTCTGGAGGAGACCAACTTCAG ACATTCTTTACTACAGATCCTGTTGATCTTTTGTGGTGTCGGAGTCATGGCACTGCTTTCTGCTATAGCGGAGTAG
- the slc39a13 gene encoding zinc transporter ZIP13 isoform X1, producing MAGTSRRRHFSILGRTPFCIAAPCMLIRSTLRKSGLMSAGPGRPIWALAAVLVGATLLAVTSTSSSSEKKVAQTALAHATAAAAGPGTWCAEEMLGFHSLTKLLSGEGVDVWFCSLVGSIAVGLSGIFPLLVIPIEAGAALKTEAGCQNLKKLLSFAIGGLLGDVFLHLLPEAWANTSSNNQREKHYRTQGLWVVMGLLSFLLLEKMFPDEESASESSAINHANNSSSADHQCDYSTSSEVNGVCSNNNSNSKPTTDISSQPGREKIKTSGYLNLLANCIDNFTHGLAVAGSFLVSRKVGFLTTFAILLHEIPHEVGDFAILLRAGFDRWSAARMQLSTALGGVLGACFALSAQSQQGAENAAAWILPFSSGGFLYIALVNVVPDLLEETNFRHSLLQILLIFCGVGVMALLSAIAE from the exons ATGGCAGGGACAAGCCGGAGGAGACATTTCAGCATTCTCGGCAGG ACTCCTTTCTGCATTGCAGCACCCTGCATGTTGATCAGGAGCACTCTACGGAAGTCTGGCCTCATGAGCGCTGGGCCTGGGAGGCCCATTTGGGCTCTGGCTGCTGTTCTGGTCGGTGCCACCTTGCTGGCCGTCACCTCTACATCCTCTTCCAGTGAGAAGAAAGTGGCTCAGACAGCGCTGGCTCATGCAACGGCAGCTGCTGCAGGCCCAGGTACCTGGTGCGCCGAGGAGATGCTGGGCTTCCACAGTCTCACCAAGCTGCTGTCCGGAGAGGGCGTAGATGTTTGGTTCTGCTCCCTTGTGGGTTCTATTGCTGTGGGGCTCAGTGGTATCTTCCCCCTCCTAGTGATCCCTATTGAGGCAGGAGCAGCACTGAAAACTGAGG CTGGCTGCCAGAACCTAAAGAAGCTGCTGAGTTTTGCAATTGGAGGTCTCCTTGGTGATGtcttcctccacctcctccctgAAGCTTGGGCTAACACATCCAGCAATA accagagagagaaacactacCGTACCCAAGGCTTGTGGGTGGTTATGGGACTGTTGTCCTTCCTGCTGCTGGAGAAGATGTTTCCAGATGAGGAGAGTGCTTCAGAGAGCAGTGCCATAAATCATGCCAACAAC TCCTCTTCAGCAGATCACCAGTGTGACTATTCGACATCCTCAGAGGTAAACGGCGTCTGCTCCAACAACAATTCCAACTCCAAGCCAACGACTGACATCAGCTCACAGCCTGGACGAGAGAAGATAAAG ACGAGTGGCTATCTGAACCTTCTGGCCAACTGTATTGACAACTTCACCCACGGCCTGGCAGTAGCAGGGAGCTTCCTAGTCAGCAGGAAG GTTGGCTTTCTGACAACCTTTGCAATCCTACTGCATGAGATCCCCCATGAA gtgggAGATTTTGCTATTCTGCTGCGTGCTGGGTTTGATCGCTGGAGTGCAGCACGCATGCAGTTATCCACGGCACTGGGTGGGGTTCTGGGGGCGTGTTTTGCTCTTTCTGCTCAGTCACAGCAAGGCGCAG AAAATGCTGCAGCCTGGATCCTGCCCTTCAGCTCTGGAGGCTTTCTATACATTGCATTGGTCAATGTGGTGCCTGATCTTCTGGAGGAGACCAACTTCAG ACATTCTTTACTACAGATCCTGTTGATCTTTTGTGGTGTCGGAGTCATGGCACTGCTTTCTGCTATAGCGGAGTAG